In Candidatus Epulonipiscium viviparus, one DNA window encodes the following:
- a CDS encoding flagellar hook protein FlgE codes for MMRSLFSGVSGLQSHQLKMDVIGNNIANVNTIGFKSQRVTFADVYYQTTQSATTANEMTGLGGMNAMQIGLGTSVSSIDMLMTPGSAQRTDNPFDLMIEDDAMFIVSDATGTYYTRSGAFRVDERGTLVIPNGMRVQGWPANEIGTEIMRGTVGDLKLNTPENNSADPQTTTDVNITGNLNVDDSINADGTTASPIYSAIKFYDTLGTQYSMPITFTATTLDAAQGQTVWTIGIPADTLTTPPNPFTTITDTDGNQYLITPPVPTPNPAVIKFDVDGEIVLDGTEEMQFTAINLRNAYVRDPDDPSIATLAPIIADVGTQGTGGGTIEVNLSLLTQYDSITNLDPNMGTLDFNGAGKAAGEMQGFDVGTDGKITAYYSNGDIKLLGQVAVTYFDNLAGLEKVADNVFKSTANSGDFDGVGAAGSFATGTLEMSNVDLSKEFTEMITTQRGYQASSKTITTSDEMLQELINLKR; via the coding sequence ATGATGCGTTCACTTTTTTCTGGAGTTTCTGGACTTCAGAGTCACCAACTTAAAATGGATGTTATTGGTAATAATATTGCCAACGTAAATACTATTGGATTTAAATCACAAAGAGTTACCTTTGCGGATGTGTATTATCAAACCACTCAATCTGCTACTACAGCAAATGAAATGACTGGATTGGGCGGTATGAATGCTATGCAAATTGGTCTTGGAACATCTGTTTCGAGTATAGACATGCTGATGACACCTGGTTCTGCGCAAAGAACAGATAATCCATTCGACCTTATGATCGAAGACGACGCTATGTTTATAGTTTCAGATGCAACAGGAACTTACTATACTCGATCTGGCGCATTTCGCGTAGATGAAAGAGGAACACTGGTTATTCCAAATGGTATGAGAGTTCAGGGTTGGCCTGCAAATGAAATTGGCACAGAAATTATGCGTGGTACTGTTGGAGATTTAAAGCTCAATACTCCTGAAAACAACTCGGCAGATCCTCAGACTACTACAGATGTTAACATTACAGGAAATTTAAATGTTGATGACTCCATAAATGCGGATGGAACAACAGCAAGTCCCATTTATTCTGCAATCAAATTTTATGATACGCTGGGCACTCAATATAGTATGCCTATAACATTTACTGCGACAACTTTAGACGCAGCTCAAGGACAAACAGTTTGGACAATTGGTATTCCTGCTGATACGCTTACCACACCGCCAAATCCTTTTACTACCATAACAGATACGGATGGAAATCAATATTTAATAACACCACCAGTGCCAACTCCAAATCCAGCTGTTATCAAATTTGACGTCGATGGAGAAATTGTCTTAGACGGTACCGAGGAAATGCAATTCACGGCGATCAATCTTAGAAACGCATATGTACGCGACCCAGACGACCCATCTATTGCAACTCTAGCGCCTATTATAGCAGATGTTGGTACCCAAGGAACTGGCGGAGGAACTATAGAAGTAAACCTTAGCCTTCTTACCCAATATGATTCAATAACCAACTTAGACCCTAATATGGGAACACTAGACTTTAATGGGGCCGGAAAAGCTGCGGGCGAAATGCAAGGATTTGATGTAGGTACAGACGGAAAGATCACAGCTTATTATAGCAATGGCGATATAAAGCTTTTAGGCCAAGTTGCGGTAACGTACTTCGACAACCTGGCTGGTCTTGAGAAAGTAGCAGATAATGTGTTTAAGTCTACTGCAAACTCAGGAGATTTTGATGGTGTGGGCGCCGCTGGTTCATTTGCCACAGGTACTTTAGAGATGAGTAATGTTGACTTATCTAAGGAATTTACAGAGATGATTACCACACAAAGGGGATACCAAGCAAGTTCCAAAACTATTACCACTTCCGATGAGATGCTACAGGAACTCATCAACCTTAAGAGGTAA
- a CDS encoding flagellar hook capping FlgD N-terminal domain-containing protein: MSEVNNLSYIAPDNEIIQNKPETREPDQDLGKDAFMSLLITQLQYQDPLSPMDNSEMMAQMAQFTALEQMMNVALATNKQTALSMVGNFVEYSYKNLETGKTEYSSGKVEYVKTQGDDALLGIGENEVKLADIIQVLNTENVKPQITAFETLGKTVQAQSEHMNDDGIVEPSLIEGEVLEIKLKDGKPFVVIGTGTYELEIDFEKVKNVVENPSITGRTVTATTNDYNGNPIEVSGKAEYVSTLKDNTYVYVNNQFVNFNQITSIK, translated from the coding sequence ATGAGTGAAGTCAATAATTTAAGTTACATTGCTCCAGACAATGAAATAATTCAAAATAAACCAGAAACGAGAGAGCCCGATCAAGATTTAGGCAAAGATGCATTTATGAGCCTGCTTATCACACAGCTGCAATACCAAGATCCGCTCTCGCCTATGGATAATAGCGAAATGATGGCACAAATGGCGCAATTTACTGCTTTGGAGCAAATGATGAATGTTGCTTTGGCTACAAATAAACAAACAGCTCTTAGTATGGTTGGCAACTTTGTAGAGTATTCTTATAAAAACTTGGAAACAGGCAAAACTGAATATAGCTCTGGCAAAGTTGAGTATGTAAAAACGCAAGGTGACGATGCTCTTCTTGGTATTGGAGAAAACGAAGTTAAATTAGCAGATATTATACAGGTTTTAAACACAGAAAACGTAAAACCTCAAATTACTGCATTTGAAACTCTTGGCAAGACTGTTCAAGCGCAATCAGAGCATATGAATGACGACGGAATTGTAGAACCATCGTTAATAGAAGGTGAAGTATTGGAAATCAAACTCAAAGATGGCAAGCCATTTGTGGTTATTGGTACAGGCACTTATGAACTTGAAATTGACTTTGAGAAAGTAAAAAATGTTGTTGAAAATCCGTCCATCACGGGGCGCACTGTCACTGCGACAACAAACGATTATAACGGTAACCCAATCGAAGTTTCTGGAAAAGCTGAATATGTTTCAACTTTGAAAGATAATACGTATGTTTATGTAAATAATCAGTTTGTAAACTTCAATCAAATCACTTCGATTAAGTAG